A genomic window from Camelina sativa cultivar DH55 chromosome 2, Cs, whole genome shotgun sequence includes:
- the LOC104716346 gene encoding vesicle-fusing ATPase, whose amino-acid sequence MAGRYGSQVTTMTVTNTPSADLAFTNLAYCSSSDLRQFSVPGSDLFLANVADSFILSLCGHGSIRDGNIALNAIQRRHARVSTGDMVSVSRFEPPENFDLAMLTLELEFVKKGTKSEQVDAALLSTQLKRKYTNQVLTVGQKATFEYHGTNYILTVNRADVEGLDQSKGIERGMLSQDTYIVFEASNASGIKIVNQREAASSNIFKHKEFNLESLGIGGLGAEFADIFRRAFASRVFPPHVTSRLGIKHVKGMLLFGPPGTGKTLMARQIGKMLNGKDPKIVNGPEVLSKFVGETEKNVRDLFADAEQDQKTLGDASELHVIIFDEIDAICKSRGSTRDGTGVHDSIVNQLLTKIDGVEALNNVLLIGMTNRKDLLDEALLRPGRLEVQVEISLPDEAGRLQILQIHTNKMKENSFLGHDINLQELAARTKNYSGAELEGVVKSATSYALNRQLSMDDLTKPVEEENIKITMEDFLHAIYEVQPAFGASTDDLERCRLNGMVDSGDRHNHIYKRAMLLVEQVKVSTRSPLVTCLLEGPSGSGKTALAATVGIDSDFPYVKIVSAETMIGLSESTKCAHIVKVFEDAYKSPMSIIILDDIERLLEYVAIGPRFSNIISQTLMVLLKRLPPKGKKLLVFGTTSELTFLDSVGICDSFSVTYSVPTLKTEDAKKVLQQLNLFSEDDIDAAAEALNDMPIKKLYMLLEMAAQGEHGGSAEAIYAGREKIKITHFFDCLQDIIRF is encoded by the exons ATGGCGGGTCGTTACGGATCGCAGGTCACGACGATGACTGTGACCAATACTCCGTCCGCAGATCTAGCTTTTACTAACCTCGCTTACTGCTCCTCTTCCGATCTCCGTCAGTTCTCTGTTCCCGGCTCCGATCTCTTCCTCGCCAACGTTGCCGATAGCTTCATTCTATCTCTATG TGGACATGGAAGCATCCGTGATGGAAACATTGCTCTGAATGCTATTCAAAGGCGTCATGCTAGAGTTTCTACTGGTGATATGGTATCTGTTAGCAG ATTTGAGCCTCCAGAAAATTTTGATCTGGCTATGCTGACACTCGAGTTGGAATTTGTAAAGAAAGGGACTAAAAGCGAGCAG GTTGATGCTGCTCTCCTCTCAACACAACTAAAGAGGAAATACACCAACCAG GTCTTGACTGTAGGCCAGAAAGCGACATTTGAGTATCATGGAACTAATTACATTCTTACGGTCAATCGAGCGGATGTGGAGGGTCTGGATCAATCGAAAGGCATCGAAAGAGGGATGCTCTCCCAAGATACGTATATTGTGTTTGAAGCATCAAACGCAAGTGGCATAAAG ATTGTCAACCAACGGGAAGCTGCTAGCAGCAATATATTCAAACATAAGGAATTCAACCTTGAGTCGTTGGGCATAGGTGGTCTGGGTGCAGAGTTTGCTGATATATTTAGAAGAGCTTTTGCTTCTCGTGTATTTCCTCCTCATGTCACCAGCAG ACTGGGAATAAAGCATGTTAAAGGAATGCTTCTTTTCGGACCTCCTGGTACTGGGAAAACCCTTATGGCACGGCAAATTGGAAAGATGCTCAATGGAAAGGATCCAAAG ATCGTTAATGGTCCTGAGGTGCTGAGTAAGTTTGTTGGTGAGACAGAAAAGAATGTAAGAGACTTATTTGCTGATGCTGAGCAAGACCAGAAGACCCTTG GTGATGCTAGTGAGTTGCATGTCattatttttgatgaaattgaCGCTATTTGTAAG TCAAGAGGCTCCACAAGAGATGGCACAGGTGTCCATGATAGTATTGTAAACCAGCTTTTAACAAAG ATAGATGGTGTGGAGGCCTTAAACAATGTCTTGCTTATTGGAATGACAAACAGAAAGGATTTGCTTGATGAAGCTCTTTTAAG GCCTGGAAGATTGGAGGTTCAGGTTGAGATAAGTCTTCCTGATGAAGCTGGGCGTCTACAAATTCTTCAGATTCATACAAACAAGATGAAGGAAAATTCGTTTCTTGGTCATGATATCAATCTCCAAGAGCTTG CTGCTCGAACAAAAAATTACAGTGGCGCGGAGCTTGAAGGTGTTGTTAAAAGTGCTACATCATATGCATTAAACAGACAATTAAGCATGGATGATCTTACAAAGCCTGTGGAAGAAGAGAATATCAAGATCACTATGGAGGATTTTCTCCATGCAATCTATGAAGTTCAGCCTGCATTCGGAGCCTCCACAGATGACCTGGAACGATGCAg ACTCAATGGAATGGTTGATTCTGGTGATCGGCATAATCACATTTACAAAAGAGCTATGCTTCTAGTCGAGCAAGTTAAAGTTAGTACTAGAAGTCCTCTAGTCACTTGCCTTCTCGAGGGGCCCAGTGGAAG TGGGAAAACTGCCTTAGCTGCCACTGTTGGCATTGATAGCGACTTCCCATATGTTAAAATA GTCTCTGCGGAAACTATGATTGGTCTTTCTGAGAGCACAAAATGTGCTCACATTGTCAAG GTCTTTGAGGATGCATATAAATCACCAATGAGCATCATTATCCTCGACGACATTGAAAG ATTGTTGGAATACGTAGCAATTGGTCCTcgtttttcaaacataatttcACAGACGCTGATGGTCCTTCTCAAACGACTTCCTCCTAAG GGGAAGAAACTTCTCGTCTTTGGGACAACAAGTGAACTAACCTTCTTAGATTCTGTTGGTATCTGTGATTCCTTCTCTGTCACTTACTCTGTTCCGACATTGAAAACGGAGGACGCAAAGAAG GTGCTACAACAGCTTAACCTCTTCTCAGAGGATGATATCGATGCAGCTGCAGAGGCTCTCAATGAC ATGCCAATCAAGAAGCTTTACATGCTATTAGAGATGGCTGCGCAAGGAGAACACGGGGGATCTGCAGAAGCTATCTATGCTGGGAGAGAGAAGATCAAGATCACGCATTTCTTTGATTGCCTACAAGACATCATTCGATTCTAA
- the LOC104716358 gene encoding CRIB domain-containing protein RIC10-like produces the protein MSVKMKGIYKGFKCISQIFAVEKERDEIEIGFPTDVKHVAHIGWEGSSGSAPGWMSEFKVGAEVLYPRASSFSNARPSTSFFTSSSTDFDQGSSQRTISDTLRDIPPVTPLNLPKNNKKNSRRKKSASSASSPKSSRSSILSKSSYKSTVSRLI, from the exons ATGTCAGTGAAAATGAAGGGCATCTATAAAGGCTTCAAATGTATCTCTCAAATATTTG CcgttgagaaagaaagagatgaaataGAAATTGGGTTTCCAACAGATGTAAAACATGTGGCTCATATTGGCTGGGAGGGTTCTTCTGGTAGTGCTCCTGGTTGG ATGAGTGAGTTTAAGGTCGGAGCTGAGGTTTTATATCCAAGAGCATCATCTTTTAGTAATGCAAGaccttctacttctttttttacttcttcttccactg ATTTTGATCAAGGATCGAGTCAACGAACAATATCTGATACACTAAGAGATATACCTCCAGTTACTCCATTAAATTTACcgaaaaataacaagaaaaatagtAGAAGAAAAAAGTCAGCTTCATCAGCATCATCTCCAAAATCTTCAAGATCATCCATATTATCCAAATCTTCGTATAAATCAACTGTATCACGACTAatctag
- the LOC104716366 gene encoding homeobox-leucine zipper protein PROTODERMAL FACTOR 2-like encodes MYHPNMFESHHMFDMTPKSTSDNDLGITGSREDDFETKSGAEVTTENPSGEELQDPNQRPNKKKRYHRHTQRQIQELESFFKECPHPDDKQRKELSRDLNLEPLQVKFWFQNKRTQMKAQSERHENQILKSDNDKLRAENNRYKEALSNATCPNCGGPAAIGEMSFDEQHLRIENARLREEIDRISAIAAKYVGKPLGSSFAPLAIHAPSRSLDLEVGNFGNQTGFGGEMYGTGDILRSVSIPSDTDKPIIVELAVAAMEELVRMAQAVDPLWVSTDNSVEILNEEEYFRTFPRGIGPKPLGLRSEASRESAVVIMNHINLVEILMDVNQWSCVFSGIVSRALTLEVLSTGVAGNYNGALQVMTAEFQVPSPLVPTRENYFVRYCKQHSDGSWAVVDVSLDSLRPSTPILRTRRRPSGCLIQELPNGYSKVTWIEHMEVDDRSVHNMYRPLVHSGLAFGAKRWVATLERQCERLASSMASNIPGDLSVITSPEGRKSMLKLAERMVMSFCSGVGASTAHAWTTMSTTGSDDVRVMTRKSMDDPGRPPGIVLSAATSFWIPVAPKRVFDFLRDENSRKEWDILSNGGMVQEMAHIANGHEPGNCVSLLRVNSGNASQSNMLILQESCTDASGSYVIYAPVDIVAMNVVLSGGDPDYVALLPSGFAILPDGSVGGGDGSHQEVASSTSFGSCGGSLLTVAFQILVDSVPTAKLSLGSVATVNSLIKCTVERIKAAVACDNGGAGGA; translated from the exons ATGTATCATCCAAACATGTTTGAGAGCCATCATATGTTCGATATGACCCCAAAGAGTACCTCCGATAACGACTTGGGAATCACCGGTAGCCGAGAAGATGATTTTGAGACCAAGTCTGGTGCCGAAGTCACCACTGAGAATCCTTCCGGTGAAGAGCTTCAAGATCCTAACCAACGTCCCAACAAAAAGAAGCGTTACCATCGCCACACGCAACGCCAAATCCAAGAACTCGAATC GTTCTTTAAGGAATGTCCTCATCCAGACGATAAGCAACGGAAAGAGTTGAGCCGTGATCTCAATTTAGAGCCTCTTCAAGTAAAGTTTTGGTTCCAAAACAAGCGCACACAGATGAAG GCACAAAGTGAGAGGCATGAGAACCAGATTCTAAAGTCAGACAATGATAAGCTAAGAGCAGAGAACAATAGATACAAAGAAGCCCTAAGCAATGCTACATGTCCTAACTGCGGCGGTCCAGCTGCTATTGGAGAAATGTCGTTCGACGAACAGCATCTCAGGATCGAAAATGCTAGACTCCGAGAAGAG ATTGATAGGATCTCTGCTATTGCTGCAAAATACGTTGGGAAGCCATTAGGTTCTTCTTTTGCTCCATTAGCGATCCACGCGCCTTCTCGTTCGCTTGATCTTGAAGTTGGAAACTTTGGGAACCAAACAGGATTTGGAGGAGAAATGTATGGAACAGGGGATATTTTGAGATCGGTTTCGATCCCTTCTGATACTGATAAGCCTATAATAGTTGAGCTAGCGGTTGCAGCTATGGAGGAACTCGTGAGAATGGCTCAAGCTGTGGATCCTTTGTGGGTTTCAACTGATAATTCAGTGGAGATTCTCAATGAAGAAGAGTATTTCAGAACGTTTCCGAGAGGAATAGGACCAAAGCCATTAGGATTGAGATCAGAGGCGTCTAGAGAATCTGCTGTTGTTATAATGAATCACATCAACCTCGTTGAGATTCTCATGGATGTG AATCAATGGTCTTGTGTTTTCTCTGGGATTGTGTCAAGAGCCTTGACACTTGAGGTTCTTTCGACTGGAGTTGCTGGGAACTACAATGGTGCTTTGCAAGTG ATGACAGCTGAGTTTCAAGTTCCGTCACCGCTAGTCCCAACGCGTGAGAACTACTTTGTGAGATACTGCAAACAGCATAGCGACGGTTCTTGGGCTGTAGTTGATGTCTCTTTGGACAGCCTTAGACCAAGTACTCCAATcttaagaacaagaagaaggcCTTCAGGTTGTCTGATTCAAGAATTGCCTAATGGTTATTCTAAG GTTACATGGATAGAGCATATGGAGGTAGATGATAGATCAGTTCACAATATGTATAGACCGTTGGTTCACTCCGGTTTAGCTTTCGGTGCGAAACGTTGGGTGGCTACACTCGAACGACAATGCGAGCGGCTCGCTAGCTCCATGGCCAGCAACATCCCTGGTGATCTTTCTG TGATAACGAGCCCTGAAGGAAGAAAGAGTATGTTGAAGCTAGCTGAGAGGATGGTGATGAGTTTCTGTAGTGGCGTCGGCGCGTCGACAGCACACGCTTGGACAACAATGTCGACAACAGGATCCGATGATGTTCGGGTTATGACCCGGAAGAGTATGGATGATCCGGGAAGACCTCCGGGTATTGTTCTTAGTGCAGCGACTTCGTTCTGGATCCCTGTTGCTCCCAAACGTGTTTTTGATTTCCTCCGTGAcgaaaattcaagaaaagag TGGGATATATTGTCAAATGGAGGTATGGTTCAAGAAATGGCTCATATAGCTAATGGTCACGAACCCGGGAACTGTGTCTCCTTGCTTCGAGTCAAT AGCGGAAACGCGAGCCAGAGCAACATGTTGATACTACAAGAAAGTTGTACGGACGCATCAGGATCATATGTGATTTACGCGCCTGTGGATATAGTGGCGATGAACGTGGTTCTAAGCGGGGGAGATCCTGATTACGTGGCGTTGTTGCCGTCTGGTTTTGCTATTTTACCGGATGGTTCGGTGGGAGGAGGAGATGGGAGTCATCAGGAAGTggcttcttctacttcttttggGAGTTGTGGTGGTTCGCTTTTGACCGTTGCGTTTCAGATTCTTGTTGACTCTGTTCCTACAGCTAAACTCTCACTTGGCTCGGTGGCTACTGTTAATAGTCTGATCAAATGTACTGTGGAGAGGATTAAAGCGGCAGTTGCTTGTGACAATGGAGGAGCAGGAGGAGCgtag
- the LOC104716385 gene encoding polyadenylation and cleavage factor homolog 4-like isoform X2: protein MESEKLLNPRLLSINSSTTTNTTGRKAMSVELPQKPPPPPSLLDRFKALLNQREDEFGGGEEVLPPVMDEIVQLYEVVLGELTFNSKPIITDLTIIAGEQREHGEGIANAICTRILEAPVEQKLPSLYLLDSIVKNIGRDYVRYFSSRLPEVFCLAYRQAHPSLHPSMRHLFGTWSSVFPPPVLRKIEVQLQLSSATNQQSSLGASEPTQPTRGIHVNPKYLRRLEPSAAESNLRGINSSARVYGQNSLGGYDDFDDQLESPSSLSGPRSGTAGSVALSSSVTGDGFPKRFSDGAIPSNQAFKYGMGRPTGRDDEHMEWRRRENLGQGNDHERPRALIDAYGIDTSKHVTISKPIRDMNGIHSKMVTPWQNTEEEEFDWEDMSPTLDRSRAGEYLRSSNPALGSVRARLRVGNTSDFHLDSDIKNGGSHQLRENWNLSQNFPHSSNRVNTRAGKDLKVLTSSMGLVSSNSEFGAPPFDSIQDINSRFDRALPDGTWPHLSVRGSNSLPVPSAHLHHLGNPGNAMSNRLHGKPLYRPENQVSQSHLNDINQQNQMPVNYLPSSSAMNPRPMQSLLPHVSHGYPPQGSTIRPSLSIHGGEAMHPLSSGVLSQIGSISQNASLGASSQQPGGAFSGLIGSLMAQGLISLNNQPTGQGSLGIEFDADMLKIRNESAISALYGDLPRQCTTCGLRFKCQEEHSKHMDWHVTKNRMSKNHKQNPSRKWFVSGSMWLSGAEALGAEAVPGFLPTEPTIEKKDDEEMAVPADEDQTSCALCGELFEDFYSDETEEWMYKGAVYMNAPEGSIEDLDKSQLGPIVHAKCRPESNGGDMEEGSQRKKMRS, encoded by the exons ATGGAATCAGAGAAACTCCTCAATCCAAGGCTTCTTTCGATTAATAGCAGTACCACCACCAACACCACTGGTCGCAAAGCGATGTCCGTTGAGTTGCCGCAGAaaccgccgccgccgccgtcgTTGCTTGACCGATTCAAGGCTCTGCTTAATCAGCGTGAAGATGAGTTCGGTGGTGGTGAGGAGGTTTTGCCTCCGGTTATGGATGAGATTGTTCAGCTTTATGAGGTTGTTTTGGGAGAGCTTACTTTTAATTCCAAGCCTATTATTACTGATCTCACTATTATCGCTGGTGAACAACGGGAACACGGTGAAGGAATCGCTAATGCCATTTGCACTCGAATCTTagag GCTCCAGTTGAGCAAAAGTTGCCTTCTCTGTATCTATTAGACAGCATCGTTAAGAACATTGGACGGGATTATGTTCGTTATTTCTCATCCCGTCTACCAGAG GTCTTCTGTCTAGCATACAGGCAAGCGCATCCGAGTTTACATCCTTCAATGCGCCATCTGTTTGGGACTTGGTCAAGTGTTTTTCCACCGCCTGTACTACGCAAGATTGAAGTGCAACTGCAACTTTCATCTGCAACAAACCAACAGTCTTCGTTAGGGGCTTCTGAGCCTACTCAACCAACTAGGGGCATTCATGTTAATCCAAAATACCTTCGTAGGCTGGAGCCCTCAGCTGCTGAAAGT AATTTGAGAGGCATAAATTCTAGTGCAAGAGTGTATGGCCAAAATTCACTCGGTGGATATGATGATTTTGACGATCAGTTAGAGAGCCCATCTTCCTTGTCTGGACCAAGGTCTGGTACAGCTGGAAGTGTGGCCCTCTCGTCTTCTGTGACTGGAG ATGGTTTTCCCAAGAGGTTCAGTGATGGAGCTATTCCTTCTAATCAAGCCTTTAAATATGGAATGGGTCGACCTACTGGCAGAGATGATGAACATATGGAATGGCGAAGAAGGGAAAACTTAGGACAAGGAAATGATCATGAAAGACCTAGAGCTTTGATAGATGCATATGGAATTGACACCAGCAAACACGTAACCATAAGTAAACCAATTCGCGATATGAATGGCATCCACAGTAAGATGGTTACACCATGGCAGAACACTGAGGAAGAAGAGTTCGATTGGGAAGATATGAGCCCTACCCTAGATCGTAGCAGAGCCGGTGAATATTTGCGATCATCTAACCCAGCATTAGGAAGTGTAAGGGCTAGACTCAGAGTAGGAAACACAAGTGATTTTCATTTAGATTCTGACATTAAGAATGGTGGAAGTCATCAGCTACGAGAAAACTGGAATTTGTCACAAAATTTCCCCCATTCATCCAACCGTGTTAATACAAGAGCAGGAAAGGACTTAAAAGTATTGACTTCATCTATGGGATTAGTTTCATCAAACAGTGAATTTGGGGCTCCTCCATTTGATAGCATTCAAGATATTAACTCACGTTTTGATCGTGCTCTTCCTGATGGGACGTGGCCCCATTTGAGTGTTAGAGGATCCAACTCTCTCCCTGTACCTTCAGCTCACTTGCATCATTTGGGAAATCCTGGTAATGCGATGTCAAACCGCTTGCATGGTAAGCCTTTATATAGGCCCGAGAACCAGGTCTCCCAGAGTCATCTTAATGATATAAATCAACAGAATCAGATGCCAGTTAATTATTTGCCTTCTTCATCTGCTATGAATCCAAGGCCGATGCAATCTTTGTTACCCCACGTAAGTCATGGGTACCCTCCACAAGGTTCGACCATTAGACCATCCTTATCAATCCATGGTGGGGAAGCCATGCATCCTCTTTCATCAGGGGTTTTATCTCAAATAGGATCCATCTCTCAAAATGCTTCTCTGGGAGCCTCTAGTCAACAGCCGGGCGGCGCATTCTCTGGTCTGATTGGCTCTCTCATGGCTCAAGGTTTGATTTCGTTGAACAATCAGCCTACTGGTCAG GGATCATTGGGAATTGAGTTTGATGCGGACATGCTCAAGATACGTAATGAGTCTGCAATCAGTGCTCTATATGGGGATCTCCCTAGGCAATGCACAACATGTGGTCTACGCTTCAAGTGCCAAGAAGAGCACAGTAAGCACATGGATTGGCATGTAACCAAGAACAGGATGTCCAAGAATCATAAGCAGAATCCTTCTCGGAAATGGTTTGTAAGTGGTAGTATGTGGCTTAGTGGTGCAGAGGCACTTGGAGCTGAAGCAGTACCAGGGTTCTTACCCACAGAGCCAACAATAGAAAAGAAGGATGATGAAGAGATGGCAGTTCCTGCAGATGAAGACCAAACTTCATGTGCTTTATGTGGTGAGCTATTTGAAGACTTTTATAGTGATGAAACTGAGGAATGGATGTACAAAGGGGCGGTGTACATGAATGCTCCAGAAGGATCAATAGAAGATTTGGACAAGTCTCAGTTAGGTCCTATAGTGCATGCAAAGTGCAGGCCAGAGTCAAATGGG GGTGATATGGAAGAGGGTAGTCAGAGAAAAAAGATGCGGAGTTAG
- the LOC104716385 gene encoding polyadenylation and cleavage factor homolog 4-like isoform X1 yields the protein MESEKLLNPRLLSINSSTTTNTTGRKAMSVELPQKPPPPPSLLDRFKALLNQREDEFGGGEEVLPPVMDEIVQLYEVVLGELTFNSKPIITDLTIIAGEQREHGEGIANAICTRILEAPVEQKLPSLYLLDSIVKNIGRDYVRYFSSRLPEVFCLAYRQAHPSLHPSMRHLFGTWSSVFPPPVLRKIEVQLQLSSATNQQSSLGASEPTQPTRGIHVNPKYLRRLEPSAAESNLRGINSSARVYGQNSLGGYDDFDDQLESPSSLSGPRSGTAGSVALSSSVTGADGFPKRFSDGAIPSNQAFKYGMGRPTGRDDEHMEWRRRENLGQGNDHERPRALIDAYGIDTSKHVTISKPIRDMNGIHSKMVTPWQNTEEEEFDWEDMSPTLDRSRAGEYLRSSNPALGSVRARLRVGNTSDFHLDSDIKNGGSHQLRENWNLSQNFPHSSNRVNTRAGKDLKVLTSSMGLVSSNSEFGAPPFDSIQDINSRFDRALPDGTWPHLSVRGSNSLPVPSAHLHHLGNPGNAMSNRLHGKPLYRPENQVSQSHLNDINQQNQMPVNYLPSSSAMNPRPMQSLLPHVSHGYPPQGSTIRPSLSIHGGEAMHPLSSGVLSQIGSISQNASLGASSQQPGGAFSGLIGSLMAQGLISLNNQPTGQGSLGIEFDADMLKIRNESAISALYGDLPRQCTTCGLRFKCQEEHSKHMDWHVTKNRMSKNHKQNPSRKWFVSGSMWLSGAEALGAEAVPGFLPTEPTIEKKDDEEMAVPADEDQTSCALCGELFEDFYSDETEEWMYKGAVYMNAPEGSIEDLDKSQLGPIVHAKCRPESNGGDMEEGSQRKKMRS from the exons ATGGAATCAGAGAAACTCCTCAATCCAAGGCTTCTTTCGATTAATAGCAGTACCACCACCAACACCACTGGTCGCAAAGCGATGTCCGTTGAGTTGCCGCAGAaaccgccgccgccgccgtcgTTGCTTGACCGATTCAAGGCTCTGCTTAATCAGCGTGAAGATGAGTTCGGTGGTGGTGAGGAGGTTTTGCCTCCGGTTATGGATGAGATTGTTCAGCTTTATGAGGTTGTTTTGGGAGAGCTTACTTTTAATTCCAAGCCTATTATTACTGATCTCACTATTATCGCTGGTGAACAACGGGAACACGGTGAAGGAATCGCTAATGCCATTTGCACTCGAATCTTagag GCTCCAGTTGAGCAAAAGTTGCCTTCTCTGTATCTATTAGACAGCATCGTTAAGAACATTGGACGGGATTATGTTCGTTATTTCTCATCCCGTCTACCAGAG GTCTTCTGTCTAGCATACAGGCAAGCGCATCCGAGTTTACATCCTTCAATGCGCCATCTGTTTGGGACTTGGTCAAGTGTTTTTCCACCGCCTGTACTACGCAAGATTGAAGTGCAACTGCAACTTTCATCTGCAACAAACCAACAGTCTTCGTTAGGGGCTTCTGAGCCTACTCAACCAACTAGGGGCATTCATGTTAATCCAAAATACCTTCGTAGGCTGGAGCCCTCAGCTGCTGAAAGT AATTTGAGAGGCATAAATTCTAGTGCAAGAGTGTATGGCCAAAATTCACTCGGTGGATATGATGATTTTGACGATCAGTTAGAGAGCCCATCTTCCTTGTCTGGACCAAGGTCTGGTACAGCTGGAAGTGTGGCCCTCTCGTCTTCTGTGACTGGAG CAGATGGTTTTCCCAAGAGGTTCAGTGATGGAGCTATTCCTTCTAATCAAGCCTTTAAATATGGAATGGGTCGACCTACTGGCAGAGATGATGAACATATGGAATGGCGAAGAAGGGAAAACTTAGGACAAGGAAATGATCATGAAAGACCTAGAGCTTTGATAGATGCATATGGAATTGACACCAGCAAACACGTAACCATAAGTAAACCAATTCGCGATATGAATGGCATCCACAGTAAGATGGTTACACCATGGCAGAACACTGAGGAAGAAGAGTTCGATTGGGAAGATATGAGCCCTACCCTAGATCGTAGCAGAGCCGGTGAATATTTGCGATCATCTAACCCAGCATTAGGAAGTGTAAGGGCTAGACTCAGAGTAGGAAACACAAGTGATTTTCATTTAGATTCTGACATTAAGAATGGTGGAAGTCATCAGCTACGAGAAAACTGGAATTTGTCACAAAATTTCCCCCATTCATCCAACCGTGTTAATACAAGAGCAGGAAAGGACTTAAAAGTATTGACTTCATCTATGGGATTAGTTTCATCAAACAGTGAATTTGGGGCTCCTCCATTTGATAGCATTCAAGATATTAACTCACGTTTTGATCGTGCTCTTCCTGATGGGACGTGGCCCCATTTGAGTGTTAGAGGATCCAACTCTCTCCCTGTACCTTCAGCTCACTTGCATCATTTGGGAAATCCTGGTAATGCGATGTCAAACCGCTTGCATGGTAAGCCTTTATATAGGCCCGAGAACCAGGTCTCCCAGAGTCATCTTAATGATATAAATCAACAGAATCAGATGCCAGTTAATTATTTGCCTTCTTCATCTGCTATGAATCCAAGGCCGATGCAATCTTTGTTACCCCACGTAAGTCATGGGTACCCTCCACAAGGTTCGACCATTAGACCATCCTTATCAATCCATGGTGGGGAAGCCATGCATCCTCTTTCATCAGGGGTTTTATCTCAAATAGGATCCATCTCTCAAAATGCTTCTCTGGGAGCCTCTAGTCAACAGCCGGGCGGCGCATTCTCTGGTCTGATTGGCTCTCTCATGGCTCAAGGTTTGATTTCGTTGAACAATCAGCCTACTGGTCAG GGATCATTGGGAATTGAGTTTGATGCGGACATGCTCAAGATACGTAATGAGTCTGCAATCAGTGCTCTATATGGGGATCTCCCTAGGCAATGCACAACATGTGGTCTACGCTTCAAGTGCCAAGAAGAGCACAGTAAGCACATGGATTGGCATGTAACCAAGAACAGGATGTCCAAGAATCATAAGCAGAATCCTTCTCGGAAATGGTTTGTAAGTGGTAGTATGTGGCTTAGTGGTGCAGAGGCACTTGGAGCTGAAGCAGTACCAGGGTTCTTACCCACAGAGCCAACAATAGAAAAGAAGGATGATGAAGAGATGGCAGTTCCTGCAGATGAAGACCAAACTTCATGTGCTTTATGTGGTGAGCTATTTGAAGACTTTTATAGTGATGAAACTGAGGAATGGATGTACAAAGGGGCGGTGTACATGAATGCTCCAGAAGGATCAATAGAAGATTTGGACAAGTCTCAGTTAGGTCCTATAGTGCATGCAAAGTGCAGGCCAGAGTCAAATGGG GGTGATATGGAAGAGGGTAGTCAGAGAAAAAAGATGCGGAGTTAG